DNA sequence from the Salvia splendens isolate huo1 chromosome 19, SspV2, whole genome shotgun sequence genome:
CCCAAAACTTTTCCTCATCAACAAGATCATCAAATATAAACTAAGTAGGGAAAAACACTATATTTGGTAAGTTCATTACTAGAAGATCCATGTTAAACTTCAACGTAGTATTAGATACCCGATTAATGGACAGAATATCTTTCAACAACTCGCTCTTACCCTGTAACAGCCGCATCAAGAATTTCATGGCGTGTCATCAAAACTGTCTCTAAATCAGCAGGAGCAATCTGAATATAACAGAATGGACCAAACTAGAATCAATAACCACAGTGCAGTAATTCTATATCAAACTTATACACAGAAGTTCATGAATATAGGCAACTGGAGTCGCTTAATTAGCGCAGACAGTGGCGGAGCCAGAGATTTCATAATGGGGGGTCcaaaattaaacttcaaaaaaaattacataaattaaattataaggttcaaaatgtaaaagtcaaatgcaatcacatcataacatttgtcttctattcttcatcttctgaaacCGCTGCATAATAGTTTCATTGATAACTTTAACAAACACATCATTTTCGATGTAAGGAACTAAGCAATCATTCAATAGTTGGTCTCCCATGCTATTACGTAGAGAAGTCTTGATGATCTTCATTGCTGAAAAGGCTCTTTCTACTGATGCAGTGGCAACCGGTAAGATCAATGACAACTTAACTAATGAATAAACCATTGGAAAAACTTCATGTTTCCTTGTAGAAACCATCTTTTGAGCAAGACCACTGATTCATGATATTTGTGAAAACTTTTCATCTATGCGCACATCGAAAATAACGATCCATATACCTACAAAAATAGTCAACACTGattaagttcaaaatatttgatattttctgtatgcaaaactattaacacacacatcaaataaagaattggagttataaaattccaactacagaACCACCGTAGTCCGTAGCCATTGAATTACATAAGCTATCTTCTTTCTCtccctttgaattattattgcagccaaacaaaaaaacaacctatgtagaaaaattaattgaattatatttgagttttgaatatacctagttctagtttaccagatttcagacttggaacggcagaatgaatactctaaattcagacttggattggaacggcagaatgaatacgctaaattaagaggcacaattcatatatattttgctgaaacctatctctaatattatactccctctgtcccatgctactcgcacttttcattttaggccgtaaatttggaattgatttttttgtgtaattaaaaaagaattttaggtgtaatgagacatcacttaataaaagagctcttaacttaaactaacatagtaattaaatgcattaattctaacttaaattataaatagtgtaaggactttgtgacgagccgaaaagcaaacgtgcgagtagcacgggacggagggagtatttattataaattataattattgtgaaattactaaaatacccctaagTTTTTTAAGAATTAGTGGGGGACCATGGGCACCCGGGCACCACCCTCCCTCCGCCCCTGAGCGCAGACGAAGGCAAACCTGGAAGCCTTTATACTTGATGACCTCTTTCAAGCGGTCAATCACATACAAGTATCCTTCTTGATTGAAATAAACAATGTCTCCCGTATGTAGCCAACCGTCTTTGTCAAGTGCAACCATCGTTGCTTCGATATTATTCAAGTACCCTGTAGCAACATGATCTGAACATCAATATCTACAGAACTTCTTCGAGTTTATGATGTTAACGACAAAGAGGAAAATCAATTACCTTTCATGTTTCCAGGCGAGCGCAACCATAGCTCACCAACGGAACCTGAAGGCAAGTGAGCGCCTGTGACCCAATCTACCACTTTAGCTTCTACATTAGGCGAAAGAAGTCCTGCAGACGAATATCTGTGAGCTCCGATGGTGTTGTATCCACGAGTTGCCACAGCAGTTGATTCTGTCATGCCATAACCCTGAGCAAAAACTCATTCTCATTCTCTATATATTTCGAACAAACTACTTATAATATACTCCTATCAGGTTCTACCATTAAATTATCACAAAGGGATTAGCCATAAACTAAGAAAGAGAAAGCCATCTGCATATGAAATACCTGAATGAAATCAACATAGGGGAGTGACTCAACCAGTTCAGTGATGCTTTTCTCGCTCAACGGAGCTGCCCCACAGCAAACCTGCTTCAAACTCCGAAATTTACTGGCACAACCTTTCTTAACTTTCTTTGTCAATGCTACCAGTATCGGTGGAACAGAATGAAGGTGAGTGACACCATATTTCTCAATAGATCTCGCCATTTCAATAGCATCGAATCGTTTCATAGTGACAATAGTACCCCCCAAAGACAACAATCCCAAAACAAATAGAGACAATCCATAAACATGGAACATTGGGACAACAGCCAGGTAGACATTCTCTGAACTGGGATAGTCATAAAGAGAAGCCTCAAATCTCACAAAAATCTCAACCATAGCTATGAAGTTGCCATGACTCAACATAACTCCTTTCGACCTACCAGTAGTGCCCGATGAGTACAAAATTGCGGCAGTGTCCTGCTGCCTAATTCTAGGCCTCGGTGCCATTGCATGATCACTAGAAATCAGGTTATGGAAAACAGAATCATCACTAGACAGGGAGTTAACATCTAAAGCTTCGGGCACCCCGACTACACGGCAACCCCCTAATGCATTAACTAACTCATCAACTTTACCAATGGCAGCAAATGCTAGAGATGCATTACAATCAAGAAACTGTCTTTTTATCTCCAACAAACTACTCAAGGGATTCATGGTGGTCACAACGGCACCAAGACTCAAAGCACCCAAGAAAACTATAGGGAAACATACAGAGTTGGGGAGCGAAATCAAGATTACATCACCTTGCTTCACTCCCAATTGGTGGAGACCAGCTGCCATGGATTTCACCAAAGGTGAGAGCTTAGAGTATGGAACCGAAAGCCCAGATGCTGAATCAACGAGTGCATGTAGGCCATTGTGTTTATGTGAGAAAATGAATGAAACAACATCAAGAAGAGGCTCAGTAGGAAGGTTGATAGATGGGTATTTGCTGGAATATATCCCTGTTTGAGGTGAATACCAAGAAGGATGGGATTCTGTCAACTTTCTTGTTTCATCAATCCCATCACTCAACTCGACGTGGGCTTTCGACAATGCAGCCATGGAGAGACCAGAGGAGAGGAGACAGGATCAAAGGCTAAAATGCTTAAATTAAGACAAGCATGTATTTTTCTTGGCTATTTAAAGTAGCGCCAGAAGAGTAGTACAAAGGAATTTGCGAAAAGCACCACAAAATAAATTGGATATAAAAATGTAATCCCACACTACTTGTGATGCGTATCTTCTCAAAAATGTAAAAACTGCatttttaagagcatccacagtggggcggacgcaTCGGGCGGACTATCGTCCGTCACCTTCGTCCGCGGAAGATAGGTGTTGGAgcacgcatcgtccgcggtatcgtccgccccactgcgggCGACGCAGACAATCCCGCGGatgatgcaacgcgttttacatttattttaattcttcaaaatttatatatatacactcttccattcactctttcTTCTCATTCTCTCTATTTCACTTAATACAAAATGAATCCCGATGATTtcccaagtccgaatagtctGATGTTCGGTGGTggtgcacggtggccgggtacagaccctgatgAATACCGGCCCTTCGACTCCAACACCTAGTATGATCCCGATTTCAGCACGGATTCGTACTGGcgaagccgaatacctcaagtGGATGATCGATGATCTGCCCCGCAAGTTGGGAATGATGTAGAGTATGCCCTTTTATCTATAGTGaacttgtttttttatttctaactcttataacttttttttattaagtaatgtaggatttgccttaAATCgtggtgttttttttattattttgcatgacatatttaagggcatcagcagtggggcgccctaaggcgcgccctaaagcccgtcctatgcaccgccacgtcagcattttatccccaccctttcacctgcagtggggcgccttataggttttactattgttttgttaattagtttaaatgttttcaaatatataaatgcaaactaattaaaaaacacaacaattaactaaaaaaatatacgagttagaaataaaaaaaaagttgactactctacaaaagcCTTCCAACTTctggcgcagctcatcgatcaacccctggaggtattcggctctgGTCGGGTCCGTACACTTAATGAGGGCGTTATGCGTGTCCAACAACATCCGCGCCATCGAGGTCGTtgccaactccgcgtaggcaagtgccgtcgggatcggcgatggggggcggccacggcttgcgaggaggatgtcgccttccccttgttctttgTAGCCTTGACGCCTAcaggacgccgggaggacatcggtgtgccggaactctcatcctcCGTGTACttctggttgaggtccaccggatatgcgccgctttcgctgctcgtgtaaccaccaatgtcggtggtcttcgtcctcttcgtcGCAGCGGTGTGTAGAATCCCGCTTTGGAATTTatgcttgtccttcaagagcgcccagacattgaaatgcttgaagtcgtcgtacatggactggtacgacaacagtgctctatcgcgcacatcgctcaggctctcgccgcttccctgctccctcgagcacttctcgtactccgccgcgaacaggttgacttatTTCTtaacct
Encoded proteins:
- the LOC121779380 gene encoding 4-coumarate--CoA ligase-like 6, whose amino-acid sequence is MAALSKAHVELSDGIDETRKLTESHPSWYSPQTGIYSSKYPSINLPTEPLLDVVSFIFSHKHNGLHALVDSASGLSVPYSKLSPLVKSMAAGLHQLGVKQGDVILISLPNSVCFPIVFLGALSLGAVVTTMNPLSSLLEIKRQFLDCNASLAFAAIGKVDELVNALGGCRVVGVPEALDVNSLSSDDSVFHNLISSDHAMAPRPRIRQQDTAAILYSSGTTGRSKGVMLSHGNFIAMVEIFVRFEASLYDYPSSENVYLAVVPMFHVYGLSLFVLGLLSLGGTIVTMKRFDAIEMARSIEKYGVTHLHSVPPILVALTKKVKKGCASKFRSLKQVCCGAAPLSEKSITELVESLPYVDFIQGYGMTESTAVATRGYNTIGAHRYSSAGLLSPNVEAKVVDWVTGAHLPSGSVGELWLRSPGNMKGYLNNIEATMVALDKDGWLHTGDIVYFNQEGYLYVIDRLKEVIKYKGFQIAPADLETVLMTRHEILDAAVTGIKDEEAGEIPVAFVVPREGSFLTEAAAMSYVAKQVAPYKKVRKVYFRSSIPRSPAGKILWRELKNMLISRL